The DNA region ATCTTTAATTATCGGCGGCTTGCTCCGATATAATAATATAGGTATGTCCGAGTTTTAAAGAGGTAGTTCTATGCTTCCGAAGCCGTTTTCTCCGAAAACGTTTAGCTCCGCTACTTTCGTCCCTAGCTTCATCCGACCTTAAGCGTTTTGAAAAAACGCACAGCGGAAGCATAGGCTTCGGTGCTGAAAAGCCGACTTTTTGAACACGTACTATATGTGATTTCTAGGAGGGTTGATGGGTGATATCCGCTGATCCTGAAACAAACGCGACGTTTTACCATTATCGGTTGCTGAAAAAGGTCGTGTTGCCTAAAGCCTTGATCTATGGCTTCGCTACGCTTCCTTTTCTTTGGCTTGCCGCAGAGATGATTTTTCTATCCTGGACCAGCCTTTTCTTCTTTCTGATTGCCGCACCCATTGCGTTATGGATTCAATTCGTCATTTCCCGGTCCGTCCTGATCATCTTAAGCCATTCCTACCGCAAGCGCTGGCGTTTTTCCCGGCTGCTGCCCTGGATCGGCTATATGCCCGAACAATATGTGGCTTACTCCGTATTTCGCAAAGTTCACCTGCATGCCGCCTGGATCGGTTGCTGTATCATCGCGATCCTCATTCCGTGGTCCCCGGTTTCTTTTGTGCTGTCCTTGTTTTTCTGGCACTTCTGGCTGATTGCACCACGTTTGCTCGCCCTTGCCTGTGTACGGGGCCAACGTAAAGACGGCATGCTGAAAATCACCGGTCCCGATATTTCCTATTACTTGCAGTGAGTACGTACTCAGAGAAAATAGCTGCGTTTGGCGGTTGTTTTTTCTTGCGATAGGAGGATGCCGAGGCGCCGCCTAAGTTTTACTTTCTGACGGATATAATGGTAATTTTTACGTCGCTATTTTTAAGATTTTTACTCTCTCGAAGAAAATAGCGGAACTTTTTGTCCTTATTCGGGGCAACGCTTGAAAAACACGGCTTTTTTACCCCCATCTTACTAAAATAGGGACAAAAAAATCCTCTATTCTCGCCACACTCCTTTTTTGACGAGAATAAGGACCATTTTTTCCGTTATTTTTCTGAACCTTTACAATAAGCCTGTTGCCTGCGGTTTGCAGGAACAGGCCGATACTGGTGAACCGTTCGGAATCAACCGGCTGGCTGGCTTGTACCGAATTTAAGCGATCCCCGCGTTGCTGCGGGCCCGGCAAATCAAGGACTGCTTTCCAGACCTTGAATCACCGCCTTATCTTCTTGTTTTGGGACAAGCACCGTAAACGAATCGTCGTGAATGGTCAGCTGCACAATCTTTTTGCCTTTCTCGTAAACTCGGGTTGAACCGGCGCGTTCCTCTTTTTGTTCGGTCCAGCCCCATTCTTTTATGACCTTCTCATAAGCATCCGGTATGCCGCCGCTTTCGCTTAACCCCTTCAGCGAGTAGTGAACATAGTCCATTTTTGAGTTATTTAATGCGTTATCCGTCTGATCGGCTTCTTTGGGAACCGGGAAGCTTTTTTCCACAGCCGCCCCTACGTAATTTGTCCACGAAGGCTCGGAAGACGCACAGCCCGCGATGACGAACATCATCATCAAGACTCCCCACATGAAGCATAAGGAATACGCAACTCCTCTGCGCCGCATGATCCATTCCTCCTTACCCTGCCTATATACTGTAAACGTTATCCCATGTTGTCGATGCCTGATATAGAATTCGGAAGGCTATATGCCCTAGACAATAACATATCATTACAATTATAACGGTTGACTTGCCGTTGTCGGTAACAAAAAGGTTACATTCTTTTTGATAGGTTCTAAGTATAGTAAACCCGTACAGCTCAAAATGCAATACTGAAGCGGAAAATCGCGTGACTTAAATGTTATGTTATTTTACACAAATTTTTAGTCACTTTATTTAATGATTGCACGAATTCGGGAGATTTATAAAGCATTATAAATTAAATCAATCATGTATGCGCTTATTTGAAGTTAAAGTGATTTTGTCATAATACCTTACATCTATTTATGATGGTACCCATATTCTTTACATACGATTTCAGGAGAGGAGAGCAATAAAGAGATGAAACTACATCGCTGGAATTGGAAAAAAAGCAGTTCCCTGCTATTAACCGGGGTTCTGATGACCGGGCTATGGACCGGCGGCACACCAGCGGAGGCCGCTTCGGCCTCTGCTGCGGCTTCTGCTGCGGCTAGTAGTGCCAGGGCTGGGAAAACCCAAGGTTTTATCACGGCAGATCAATTTTACCTTTCGATGAAGGAGGCCGCCGCCGAAGCGGGATCCGCCCTAACGCTCGACGTTCCTCAAGGCGCGAAAATGCAGCGCAGCAACGCCGCCGTCTTCCTTCAGCAATGGCTGAATTTGAAAGATGCGGCGGAAACCTTCGATGATGTAGCGGACGATGCCTCCTATGCACCGGCGGTTGGGGCTGTTGTCAAAGCCGGCTTAATGGAGGGGTATTCCAAAACCCTGTTTATGCCGGGGCAACCGCTAACGGCTGAGGACTTGACGATTTTGCATGATCGCGTCGCGGGTCATTTGAAACCGTTTGTGCTCGAAGAGGCGACGATCGCCGATATGCAGTTAGCGATAGATCAGGGCAAGCTGACCTCAAAGCAACTCGTTCAAATGTATTTGGACCGCATCGCCAAATACGACGACCAGGGCGTCTCGCTGCAGGCTGTTCTGACCTTAAATCCCGACGCTTTGAGCATTGCCGAAGCTCTCGATCAGGAACGGGCCGCGAAAGGGCCGCGCGGACCGCTTCATGGCATCCCTATTTTGGTTAAGGACAATTTCGATACGGCTGACATGCCTACCACCGCTGGCTGCCTATGCTTGAAAGATTCCATTCCGGGCAAGGATGCCGAGCAAATCGCCAAATTGAAAGAGGCCGGCGCCATTATTTTGGGCAAAACCAACCTGCATGAGTTCGCTTTCGGCATCACGACCTCCAGCTCCCTTGGCGGGCAAACGAAAAATCCGTACGCGCCCGACCATTATCCCGGCGGCTCCAGCGGCGGCACCGGTGCGGCGGTCGCGGCCAATTTCGCCGCAGCCGGCCTTGGGACCGACACCGGCGGATCGATTCGCATCCCGTCCAGCTTCAACAGCCTGGTGGGCATACGCCCTACGGTCGGTTTGTCCAGTCGCGACGGCATCATCCCGCTGGCCTTGACGCAGGACGTCGGCGGCCCGATGGCCCGCACGGTGGAGGATGCCGCTATCATGCTGGACGCCACCGCCGGGTATGATCCGGATGATACGGCAACCGCGTACAGCGTCGGGCATATTCCCGCAAGCTATACCGCGTTTCTGGATACGGACGGTTTAAAAGGCGCCCGGATCGGTGTCGCCGTCGAACTGTTTCAAAACGGCAATGATCGGGAAAAGACCGTCTCCGATGTCGTTTACCATGCGGTCGATGAGCTGAAGGCCCTGGGAGCTGCGGCCATTCCGGTCACCATTCCGAACCTGGCGGAAATCAACGAGTACCCCAGCCTAAGCGGATACGAGTTCAAATTTCAATTGAATGAGTACCTTCAGGAGCTGGGAGACGGCGCACCTTATCATAGCCTGGCGGAAATTATCGCATCGGGAGAGTATGACAAGGCTCAGGAGCAGTCCATGAAAGCCCGCGAGGCTCGGGAAACGCTGGAAACGGAGGAATATAAGGATATTTTGCTGAACCGGACCAAATTAACGCGCGATGCCCTTCTAAAAGTGATGGCCGATTACGACCTGGATGCGATCGTTTACCCGACGACGACGCAACCGGCCGCGTTCATCGGCGAGAGCCAGGCTTCCGGCAACAACAACCGCCTTAGCCCATTCTCCGGTTTCCCGGCCATCACCGTTCCAGCCGGGTTTACCCCAAACGGTTTGCCCGTCGGCATTGAATTCCTGGGCCGGGCTTTTGACGAAGGGACCCTGATTAAGCTGGCATACAGCTATGAACAAGGGACTCATCATCGCCACGCCCCTAAATTGACACCATAACGAAAAGCAAAAAGTACGGTCCGGGGCGTGACCCGCTTCGGCCGTACTTTTTTTGTGCGTTATATTTCCAGTTTTCAAACCCCGTTCCGGAAAAGAGAACCTACAACAAACCGTCCACTTCCCCCCGCTCATCCAGACGGATTCGTTCCGCCGCCGGAGATTTGGGCAAACCGGGCATCGTCACGATATTGCCGGTATGCGCAACGATAAAGCCCGCTCCCGCGGACAGCGTTACGTCCCGCACCTGGACAGTAAAATTGTCCGGGGCTCCGAGAAGCGTTGCCTGATCCGAGAAGGAATAAGGGGTTTTCGCCATGCACACCGCCAAGCGGCCAAATCCGAGGCGCTCGAGCTCCCGAATCTTCGCTTCCGCCTTAGCGGACAGCTTGATGCCTTTGCCGCGGTAGATTTCCCTCACGATGGCTTCAATTTTTGCCCGGATATCAAGCTCTTCCGGATA from Paenibacillus macerans includes:
- a CDS encoding amidase family protein translates to MKLHRWNWKKSSSLLLTGVLMTGLWTGGTPAEAASASAAASAAASSARAGKTQGFITADQFYLSMKEAAAEAGSALTLDVPQGAKMQRSNAAVFLQQWLNLKDAAETFDDVADDASYAPAVGAVVKAGLMEGYSKTLFMPGQPLTAEDLTILHDRVAGHLKPFVLEEATIADMQLAIDQGKLTSKQLVQMYLDRIAKYDDQGVSLQAVLTLNPDALSIAEALDQERAAKGPRGPLHGIPILVKDNFDTADMPTTAGCLCLKDSIPGKDAEQIAKLKEAGAIILGKTNLHEFAFGITTSSSLGGQTKNPYAPDHYPGGSSGGTGAAVAANFAAAGLGTDTGGSIRIPSSFNSLVGIRPTVGLSSRDGIIPLALTQDVGGPMARTVEDAAIMLDATAGYDPDDTATAYSVGHIPASYTAFLDTDGLKGARIGVAVELFQNGNDREKTVSDVVYHAVDELKALGAAAIPVTIPNLAEINEYPSLSGYEFKFQLNEYLQELGDGAPYHSLAEIIASGEYDKAQEQSMKAREARETLETEEYKDILLNRTKLTRDALLKVMADYDLDAIVYPTTTQPAAFIGESQASGNNNRLSPFSGFPAITVPAGFTPNGLPVGIEFLGRAFDEGTLIKLAYSYEQGTHHRHAPKLTP